The Streptococcus oralis DNA window TTGTTTTATTTGAACCTCAGATTCCACAAAATACTGGCAACATCGCGCGTACTTGCGCTGCGACCAATTCTCCCCTCCACATCATTAAACCAATGGGCTTTCCCATTGATGATCGCAAGATGAAGCGAGCAGGTTTGGATTATTGGGATAAGTTAGAGATTCATTTTTATGATAACTTGGCAGACTTTATGTCTCAGATGAAAGGACAAGTCTATCTGATTTCTAAATTTGCAGAAAAGGTCTATTCTGAGGCGAATTTGGCAAGTGGTGAAGATCAGTATTTTCTCTTCGGACGTGAAGACAAGGGTTTACCAGAGGATTTTATGCGTGAACATCCTGAGAAAGCTCTCCGTATTCCTATGAACGATGAACA harbors:
- a CDS encoding tRNA (cytidine(34)-2'-O)-methyltransferase, with protein sequence MTNHIVLFEPQIPQNTGNIARTCAATNSPLHIIKPMGFPIDDRKMKRAGLDYWDKLEIHFYDNLADFMSQMKGQVYLISKFAEKVYSEANLASGEDQYFLFGREDKGLPEDFMREHPEKALRIPMNDEHVRSLNVSNTVCMIVYEALRQQHFAGLELVHTYEADKLK